Within the Chloroflexota bacterium genome, the region CAAAGCCTGCCGCTGCCTAACTGGCAGGGCATCCGCCATGTGCTGGTAGCCGGGATGGGTAGTTCTGCTCTGGCTGCCGATCTGTTGGCCGCGTATGTGGCGCCGGTTAGTCCTGTGCCGGTGGTTGTGCAGCGTGATTATGATCTGCCCGCCTGGGCGCAGGGCCATGAAACGTTGGTTGTGGCGCTCTCGCATTCCGGCGAGAGTGAAGAAACGCTCTCGGTTTTTGAGCGAGCGCTCGCGCAAGATTGTCGGGTGATCGTGATTTCAACCGGCGGCGCATTGGTGGAAAAAGCACAGCAGGCGGATGTGACTGCGTGGCGCTATGCGTATGAGGGGCAGCCGCGCCTTGCGATTGGGTACGCTTTCGGACTCCTGTTGGGGTTGGTTCAGCACCTGGGGTTGGTGCCTGCATCCGAAGCGCATCTGCGTGATGCCGTGGAAGCCATGCGCGTGCAGCAAACCGAGTTAGGCTCCACTGTGCCCCTGATGCAGAATCCGGCCAAGCGATTGGCTGGGCAGTGTGTGGGGCGCTGGGTGATCGTGATTAGCGCGGGGATATTGGCGCCGGTGGCGCGACGCTGGAAAGAACAGATCAACAAGTCGGCGAAAACCTGGGCACAATTTGAAGCTTTGCCCGCCGCCAATCACACGACTTTGGCCGGTGTGATGCATCCCGAAGGCGCGCTGGCACATACGATGGTGCTGTTCTTGCGAGCGCGTTCGATGCACCCGCGCAATCAGAAACGCGTAGATGTGACCAAAGAGTATTTTATGCTCGAGGGGCTGGGAACCGATTTTGTGAATGCACAGGGCGATAACCCTCTGGCTGAAATGTGGACAATGCTCCAATTTGGAGAATATGTGGCTTATTATTTAGCGATGGCGTATCAGGCAGACCCTGCGCCGATAATGCCTATTGAGGGGATGAAAGCCTATTTACGCGCAGCATAGGTATTTTTTTTGAATTGTTCTGCTGTTCACATACTGCCCTTTTCGCGTCGAGAGAATGCTGTATAATTGCGCTATTCTAATTTGACAATACCACATTACAAACAAGAAACCCGAAGTTAGGGGGTGGAAGTGGTGCGCAGCACCACTTCCACCCCCTAATTTCGGAAACTTTTCGCGAACGAG harbors:
- a CDS encoding SIS domain-containing protein, whose protein sequence is MNLDDSKVFSMLDPQNMIAEIDRLPAQLLDAWSLGQSLPLPNWQGIRHVLVAGMGSSALAADLLAAYVAPVSPVPVVVQRDYDLPAWAQGHETLVVALSHSGESEETLSVFERALAQDCRVIVISTGGALVEKAQQADVTAWRYAYEGQPRLAIGYAFGLLLGLVQHLGLVPASEAHLRDAVEAMRVQQTELGSTVPLMQNPAKRLAGQCVGRWVIVISAGILAPVARRWKEQINKSAKTWAQFEALPAANHTTLAGVMHPEGALAHTMVLFLRARSMHPRNQKRVDVTKEYFMLEGLGTDFVNAQGDNPLAEMWTMLQFGEYVAYYLAMAYQADPAPIMPIEGMKAYLRAA